The Pseudomonas multiresinivorans DNA window GCTGCCGAAGAAGCTCGACACCACGTTGCCGTAGGAGTTGGTGATCACCGACATCATGATCAGGCCGGGCACGATGTACTGCATGTAGGTGAAGCCGCCCATGTCGCCAATCTGCCGGCCGATCAGGTTGCCGAAGATGACGAAGTACAGAACCATGGTGATCGCCGGCGGCAGCAGGGTCTGCGGCCAGATGCGCAGGAAGCGGCGGACTTCGCGGTAGACGATGGTGTTGAGGGCGACCCAGTTGGCGCGCAATTCGTGGCTCATACCGCCACCTTCGACAGATTCTTCTCCACCAGCGACACGAACAGCTCCTCCAGCCGGTTGCTCTTGTTGCGCAGGCTCAGGATCTGCACGCCCTGGGCATTGAGCTGGACGAACAGACCGTTGATCCCCAGGGATTTGTCCACCTGCACTTCCAGGGTGTGGTCATCCACCAGCCGCGCCGGATAGCCGTCGAGCCTGGGCGTCTCGCTGAGCGTGCCCTGCAGGTCGAGGTAGAAAGTCTCGACGTGCAGCTTGCTCAGCAGCTTGCGCATGCTGGTGTTCTCCACGATGGTGCCGTGGTCGATGATCGCGATGTTACGGCACAGCTGCTCGGCCTCTTCCAGGTAGTGCGTGGTGAGGATGATGCTGATGCCTTCTCCGTTGAGCTCGGTGAGGAAGTTCCACATCGAGCGGCGCAGTTCGATGTCCACGCCGGCGGTGGGTTCGTCGAGGATCAGCAGGCGCGGCTCGTGGACCAGCGCGCGGGCGATCATCAGGCGGCGCTTCATGCCGCCGGACAGTTCGCGGGAGGCGGAATTGCGCTTGTCCCACAGGCCCAGCTGGGTCAGGTACTTCTCGGCCCGGCCCTTGGCGACGCTCATCGGGATGCCGTAGTAGCCGGCCTGGGTGACGACGATGTCGAACACCTTCTCGAATTGGTTGAAGTTGAATTCCTGGGGCACCACGCCCAGGCAGCGCTTGAGGCCGTACGGGTCCTTGTCCAGGTCATGGCCGAACACGTTGACCGTGCCGCTGGTCTTGTTCACCAGGGTGGAAAGGATGCCGATGGTGGTGGATTTGCCGGCGCCATTGGGGCCCAGCAGGGCGAAGAAATCGCCTTCGGCGACGTCCAGATCGATGCCCTTGAGGGCCTGGAAGCCGTTGCCGTAAGTCTTCGTCAGTTGACGGATGGACAGCGCGGAACTCATGGGGATTCCCGTTGCAAGTCTTTGGAAGGTCGCAGGTCTTTGCAAAAAGGCCTGCTTGATACTGGTCCGCCGCACCGATTGCAACCTTCTCGGCGCGCAGGCGGGCCTCAGGTCAGGTCGGTCATCACTGCGTCACGGTAGGCCGGGCGCGCCTTCAGGCGTTCGTACCAGGCCTTGAGATGCGGCTGCGCCGGGCGCTCGATGGGCATTTCGAACCAAGCATAGATGAAGCTGCCCAGCGGAATGTCACCGATGCCCAATTGTTCGCCGGACAGATACGGCTGCTTGGCCAGCGTAGCCTCGGGGATTTCCAGCAGGCGCACGCAGGTATCGATGGCGGCCTGGATGGCGGCGGCGTCGCGCTGCTCCGGCGGGGTGCGCAGGGTACCCCAGAAGACGGTGCGGAACGGGCCGGCGAACGACGAAGTCGTCCAGTCCATCCATTTCTCGGCACTGGCGCGAGCTTGCAGGTCCTGCGGATACAGGTCCGGTGCGTAGCGTGCGGCGAGGTAGCGGACGATGGTGTTGGACTCCCAGAGAATGAAACCATCGTCATCCAGAGTCGGCACCACGCCATTGGGGTTCAGCGCGCGGTAAGGCGCATCGTTGACCACGCCGAACGCTCCGCCGGCGTCGATCCGCTCATAGGCAAGGCCCGCCTCCTCCGCACACCAGAGTGCCTTGCGCACGTTGGAGGAGTTCTTCCGGCCCCAGATCTTGAGCATGCTGCGCCTCTCTTGTTGTCGTCATCGGATGAAGGCACGGCCTGAAGGCGCGGCTTCGGATGACGGCACCCTACCGGCAACGGCGCCAGGAAAAAAGTCGCACGTACTGATGGTGACTATCGATTGTTTTCATGCGGGCGATTGTGTTCATGCCTGGCCGCTTCGCTGCGCATGTCGCCGTCAAGCGGGGCGTCCTCGCCGGTGAACAGGTGCGGGTAGCACTGCTTGAGGTAGCCGAAGAAGAACTCCTCGGGCACATCGGGGAACTGGCCGTGGTCGCGCAGGTACTCCATGTGCCGCTCGCCGTCGCGGTTGAACGGGTGGAAGACGCTGTCGGTGCGCCCGTCGAACTCCAGCGGCAGCACGCCGAAGGCTTCGCACAGGCCGATGTCGAAGGCCGGCGTGGCCTTCACCCAGCGGCCTTCGAGGAACATTTCGGTGTAGCCGTGCATGGCGAATACCTCGCTGCGCAGCAACTCCAGCAGGCGCGGCGTGGCCAGGTGGTTCTTCACATCGGCCAGGCCAATGCGCGCGGGGATCCCGCAGTGCCGGGCGCAAGCGGCCAGCAGCGTGGCTTTTGGCACGCAGTAGGACTGCCCGCTTTCCAGGGCGTGACTGCCCTTGAGGGTCTGCGGGTCGCGGCTGAACACGTAGGGGTTGTAGCGAATCCCGTCGCGCACCGCGTAATAGAGCGCCACCGCCTGCTCCAGCGGCGTACCGCCGTCGCCCCGATGATTTAGAGCGAACTCGATTACCCCGGGGTGGTCACTATCAACGAAGCGGCTGGGCTTGAGGTACTGCTGCATGGCTCTGTCTCCGGGCTGGTCGTCCTTGATGGCGCCACCAGTCTAACCAGCCGGATCGGCTACCCGACAAGGCGATCCGGCCAAGCTCTCCGGCCATGCGGCCATCGGTCCCGTTCGGCCAGCTAAGCTTCCGGTGCATTGTGAAAGGTGTTCACGCCCGCCGCTTTGCGCGCGCATTGTTCGTCACCAAGCCCACCACGGCGCGCTGCCGCCGGGGCGGACTGTCATGGAGGAATCCGCATGCTGTTGCTCTGGTTACTCGTCCTGATTCTCGGCGTCGCCTGGCTTGCGCACCGCCGCGCCGCGCCGCCCAAGGCCCTCGGCATCGTCGCCGTGTACCTCGTGCTGATGAGCCTGTTCAGCCATGCCCACGGCTGGATGGTGTTGTTCTGGCTGATCTGGGCCGTGGTCGCGGTGACGATTCTCGCCACCGACCTGCGCCGCAGCCTGTTTACCTCGCGGCTGTTCGCCTGGTTCAAGAAGACCCTGCCGCCGATGTCCGAGACCGAACGCGAGGCCATCGAGGCTGGGACGGTCTGGTGGGACGGCCAGCTGTTCAGCGGCCGCCCGGACTGGCATACCCTGCTCGCCTACCCCCGCGCGCAGCTGACCGAGGAGGAGCAGGCCTTCGTCGACGGCCCCACCGAACAGCTCTGCGCGATGATCAACGACTACCAGGTCGGCAAGGACATGGACCTGCCGCCCGAGGCCTGGGCCTTCATCAAGGACCAGGGCTTCTTCGGTCTGATCATTCCCAGGGAATACGGCGGCAAGGGCTTCTCCGCCTTCGCCCACTCCCAGGTGGTGATGAAGCTTGCCACCCGCAGCGGCGACCTCGCCTCCACCGTGATGGTGCCCAACTCCCTCGGCCCGGCCGAGCTGCTGCTGCACTACGGCACCGACGCCCAGCGCCAGCGCTACCTGCCGCGCCTGGCCACTGGTGCAGAAATCCCTTGCTTCGCCCTCACCAGCCCGCAGGCCGGCTCCGATGCCGGCGGCATGACTGACGTCGGCGTGGTCTGCAAGGGCCAGTGGGAAGGCCAGGAAGTCCTCGGCCTGCGCCTGACCTGGGAAAAGCGCTACATCACCCTCGGTCCGGTGGCCACCCTCCTCGGCCTGGCCTTCAAGTGCCATGACCCGGACCACCTGCTGGGCGAGGAAGAAGACCTCGGCATCACCCTGGCGCTGATCCCCACCGACACCGATGGCGTGCAGATCGGCCGCCGCCACGTGCCGCTGGGCGCCGCCTTCATGAACGGCCCCAACTCCGGCAAGGATGTATTCGTGCCGCTGGACTACATCATCGGCGGCCAGGAAATGATCGGCAAAGGCTGGATGATGCTGATGAACTGCCTGTCCGTGGGCCGCTCGATCTCCCTGCCGGCGGTGGGCACCAGCGCCGCCAAGGCCGGCAGCTACGTCAGCGGTCGCTATGCGCAGGTGCGCGAGCAGTTCAACGTGCCGCTGTCGGCCTTCGAGGGCATCCAGGAAGCGCTTGCCCGCATCGGCGGCAACGCCTGGCTGATGGACAGCGCGCGCATCCTAACCGCCAACGCCGTGGACCTGGGCGAGAAGCCCTCGGTGCTCTCGGCCATCCTCAAGTACCACCTGACCGAACGCGGCCGCGAGTGCATCGCCCACGCCATGGATATCCATGGCGGCAAGGGCATCATTATGGGCCCGAACAACTACCTGGGCCGCTCCTGGCAGGCCGCGCCGATCTTCATCACCGTCGAGGGCGCCAACATCCTCTCGCGCAACCTGATGATCTTCGGCCAGGGCGCCATCCGCTGCCATCCGTACGTCCTGAAGGAAATGGAACTGGCCCGCCGCGAAGACCAGGACCAGGCCGAGCGCGAGTTCGACGAACTGCTGCTCGACCACATCGGCTTCGCCGTCAGCAACGCCGCCAGCAGCCTGCTGCTGGGCCTGGGCTTCGGCAGCTTCGACCAGGTGCCGGGCGACCGCGTCAGCCGCCCGTACTACCGCGCGCTGAACCGCCTCGCCGCCTCCTTCGCCCTGCTTGCCGACTTCAGCATGATGATGCTCGGCGGCGAGCTGAAGCGCCGCGAGCGCCTGTCGGCGCGCCTGGGCGATGCGCTGAGCCACCTGTACCTGGGTTCCGCCGCGCTCAAGCGCTACCACGACCTGGACAACCCGGATTACCTCCACCCGCTGCTGCGCTGGGCCATGGAGGAAAACCTGGAGAAGGCCGAAGCGGCGCTGGCCGACCTGATCGACAACTTCCCCAACCGTGCCTTCGCCTGCCTGCTGCGCGTGCTCGTGCTGCCGTTGGGCCGCCGCCACCGTGGCCCTGGCGATGCGCTGGACGCCGAGATCGCCGATATCCTCGGCCGCCCGCTGAGCGACCCGGCGCTGCAGGCGATTCTTGCCGGCGCCTACCTGCCCAGCGGGGAGGACGATCCGGTCGCCAAGCTCACCATCGCCTACGACCAGCTCGCCGCCGCCGCACCGCTACAGAAGAAACTGCACAAGGCCCTCAAGGAGCACGGCGTCGATCCCAAGCCAGGTCAATCTCCCATCGACGCCGCCCGCGAAGCCGGCGTGCTGGAGGCGACCGAGGCCGAAACCCTGCATGCCGCCGAGCGCGCCCGCCGCGCGGTGATCGATGTGGACGACTTCTCCAAGGAGGAACTGGCCGGGAAGACATCCGCCAGCGAGAAGTCGAACAAGGAGAAACCGGCGGGCAAACCGACCACCACCACAGACTGATCCACAGGCTTCACGCTTAGGGCGCCTTCGGGCGCCCTTTTTCTTGTCCGACGCAAAGCAATGCCGAGCGCGATGATCAGGTGCACACTGGGGGCAACCCCGTCATGGAGATACCTCCCATGCGCCGATTCCTCCTTCCGCTGCTGGCGATCTTCCTCGTCGGCGCCGCCCAGGCCGATCCCTGGCTCTATCCCAGCCGCCCGCGCCCGGCCCCCACGCCCAACCCGGTCATCGACCCCATCCAGCAACAGCAGGACAGCCTGCGCCGCCAGTCCGAGCTACGGCAGAACGAACTGGACCGCCAGCGTCTGAACTACGAGGACCAGCGCCTGCAGATGCAGCAGGAGAACCTCAAGCGCCAGCAGGACAGCCAGCGCCGCTGGGACGAACAGCGCCGGCAGAGCGACCAGATGATCCAGCGGCAGAAGAGCGAGCTGCAGCAGGACCAACTGCAACAGCAGCAGCGCATCCTCGACCAGCAGCGCCAGCAGATCGACAACCAGCGCCGGCAGATCCAGATGCGCCCGATCCGCTGATCATCCCCGGCGGCAGCACGGGCGAAACCCGATATACTCCGCAGCCGTTTAAATACAGCTCCAGAGGAACTCCCATGGCCAGCGCCTATCTCGACCACCACATTGCCCTGCTCAACCACCTGCGCATGATCCTAGGCGCGCTGGGCGAAGCCGAGCAGGTTCCCGAGGACAACCACGGCCTGTTCCTGGAACGCTTCGACGAACTGATGCTGGAGTTGCCACGCGACCCCGAAGGCGCCCAATACCTGGGCCAGGACCTGATCAGCCAGGTCTTCCATCGCTACCCGCAGATCGCCCACCTGGTCCCGCGCGACCTGCTGTGGTTCTTCGGCGGCGACTGCCTGCACTTCATGCCCGACGAAGAACTGCAGATGTACCAGCAGCTCGACGAGCGCCGCTTCGAAGCAGAAGAAAACGGCGAACCCTTCGACTGGAACCGCGAGAAGCAGGTGCTCGCCCTGCCGGACGACTCACCCAAGCACTGATCCCCGCCTGGCGCGGTGCCTACTGGGAGCCGCACTGATCGGCTTGATCATCCACCTGCTGGCCACCCGCCGCCTGTTCGTCCCCCGCGAGGAGCCGGCGGCAGCCTGATCCAGCAGAACGAGAAAAGCCCGCATTCGCGGGCTTTTCTCGTTCTGCTGGATCAGCGTTCGGAAGCTTCCCCCTCGACCTCCTCCTTCTGCGGGAACAGCAGGCTCGCCACAATCCCCACCGCCAGGACCGCCAGCACGACCACCAGACTGGTGTTGGCATCGATGCTGTAGCCGTGATGGAACAGGTGATCCGTGGCATTCAGGCCCAGCTTGGCGGCAATGAAGAACAGCAGCACCACCACCGACTTCTCCAGATGCACCAGGTAGCGCTTGAGTGCTTCGAGCACGAAATAGAGCGTGCGCAGGCCGAGGATGGCGAACAGCATTGCCGAGTAGACGATCAACGGCTCGCGGCTCACTGCGATCACGGCCGGGACCGAATCGAAGGCGAACAGCACATCCGACACCTCGACCACCACCAGGCAGAGGAACAGTGGCGTGGCAAACAGCGCGCCCTTGGCGGCCAGGCTGACGCCCTTGTGCTCCGGCTTGCACACTTCCACTTCGAGCTGCTTGCGCGCCACGAAGAAACGCCCGCCCAGCAGCTTCGGCCAGACCGGGAACAGCTTGCTGGCGAAGCGATAGGCCAGATGCCGGGAATAGTCCTCCTCGCCGTCATCGTCGCCGCCACCCCTGAGCATCATCACGCCGGTCCAGGCGACGATCGCGGCAAAGACGATCTCCACCCACGGGCCGAAGGCCAGCAGCCCCGTGCCGATGGCCACGAAGATGGCGCGGAACACGATGGCGCCGATGATGCCCCAGTACAGAACGCGGTGGCGCAGGCCATCCGGCACCTTGAACCAGGCGAAGATGGCGATGAAGACGAACAGGTTGTCGACGCTCAGCACCTTTTCCAGCGCATAGCCGGTGAGGAACAGGCTGGCCACCTGGGAACCGTGCTGGACATAGAGGAACCCGGCGAAGCTCAGGGAAATGGCGACCCAGAAGACCGACCAGCCCGCCGCACCCGCCAGTGAAATGGGCTTGTTGTCGCGGTGGGTCGCCATGTCCAGCAAAAGTGCCGCCAGGGCGAGCCCGAGAAAGACCGCTACGGTCAGCGGGGGGAAACCAATATGTGTCTGTTCCACGATTGCGACTCTCGAAAATGGAATGTCAGCCGGATCGATCCGGCCACCGTTCGGATCAGGCGACCGGGCGGGCTGCGCCGATGTTTCGCCGCCAGCGAGGATGGAAGGCCCGCCAATGCGGGTCCTGTGCGGCACGCAGCAGCGCATGGTCGCCCTGGGTATCGCCCCACGCGCGCAGCCGATAAGCCGTCAGGGGGCCGTACTTGGCCTGCAGGCGCAGCACCTTGTTCTCGGCGCGGCAATTGCCGCCGGCGATGCGGCCGGTGATTCGGCCATCGATCACCTCCAGTTCGGTGCCGATCAGCCCCACGCCCAGGCGCTCGGCGAAAGGTCGCAGCACCAGCGCAGGCGACGCCGAGCAAAGAGTCACTTCGGCCCCGGACGCCAGTTCTGCGGCCACGCCGCACAAACCTTCCGGACGCAGCAGGTAGCCCCAGATGAACCGGCAGTAGGCTTGCGCCCGGACCGCAAGCCATTGCGCGTCGATACCTCCGAGAAAAACCGCGAGGAGGCGCGCCTTGAGCTCATCGCGGCTGATCCGGCGCGAGAGGAAAGCCAGGCTCGGCAGCAGCATGGCGGGCAGGCGTCGGGCGAATCCGAACGTGCCGAAGGCGAACCAGAGGAACGGCAGAAAGCTGTCATGGCGGGTCAAGGTGCCGTCGAAATCGAATACCGACAGGACACCGCCTCCGCCCGCGCTCGATTGACGCCCATGGCGGCCAGAATCGGGGCGATCCACTGACTCCCACATCCGCATGACCACCTCACCTGAGCGACCCACAATCTCCATCCCCGCCGCCGACAGGCGGCACGAACGGGCCTCGCTCCATCGCACAACGATCGAGCGCTGGCATTCTCGGGTACCTGTCTGAGGCGACAAACGAGAATCCCCTCAGGGCTGCGTCGGAATTTTC harbors:
- a CDS encoding ABC transporter ATP-binding protein encodes the protein MSSALSIRQLTKTYGNGFQALKGIDLDVAEGDFFALLGPNGAGKSTTIGILSTLVNKTSGTVNVFGHDLDKDPYGLKRCLGVVPQEFNFNQFEKVFDIVVTQAGYYGIPMSVAKGRAEKYLTQLGLWDKRNSASRELSGGMKRRLMIARALVHEPRLLILDEPTAGVDIELRRSMWNFLTELNGEGISIILTTHYLEEAEQLCRNIAIIDHGTIVENTSMRKLLSKLHVETFYLDLQGTLSETPRLDGYPARLVDDHTLEVQVDKSLGINGLFVQLNAQGVQILSLRNKSNRLEELFVSLVEKNLSKVAV
- a CDS encoding PA2816 family glutamine-rich protein — encoded protein: MRRFLLPLLAIFLVGAAQADPWLYPSRPRPAPTPNPVIDPIQQQQDSLRRQSELRQNELDRQRLNYEDQRLQMQQENLKRQQDSQRRWDEQRRQSDQMIQRQKSELQQDQLQQQQRILDQQRQQIDNQRRQIQMRPIR
- a CDS encoding acyl-CoA dehydrogenase is translated as MLLLWLLVLILGVAWLAHRRAAPPKALGIVAVYLVLMSLFSHAHGWMVLFWLIWAVVAVTILATDLRRSLFTSRLFAWFKKTLPPMSETEREAIEAGTVWWDGQLFSGRPDWHTLLAYPRAQLTEEEQAFVDGPTEQLCAMINDYQVGKDMDLPPEAWAFIKDQGFFGLIIPREYGGKGFSAFAHSQVVMKLATRSGDLASTVMVPNSLGPAELLLHYGTDAQRQRYLPRLATGAEIPCFALTSPQAGSDAGGMTDVGVVCKGQWEGQEVLGLRLTWEKRYITLGPVATLLGLAFKCHDPDHLLGEEEDLGITLALIPTDTDGVQIGRRHVPLGAAFMNGPNSGKDVFVPLDYIIGGQEMIGKGWMMLMNCLSVGRSISLPAVGTSAAKAGSYVSGRYAQVREQFNVPLSAFEGIQEALARIGGNAWLMDSARILTANAVDLGEKPSVLSAILKYHLTERGRECIAHAMDIHGGKGIIMGPNNYLGRSWQAAPIFITVEGANILSRNLMIFGQGAIRCHPYVLKEMELARREDQDQAEREFDELLLDHIGFAVSNAASSLLLGLGFGSFDQVPGDRVSRPYYRALNRLAASFALLADFSMMMLGGELKRRERLSARLGDALSHLYLGSAALKRYHDLDNPDYLHPLLRWAMEENLEKAEAALADLIDNFPNRAFACLLRVLVLPLGRRHRGPGDALDAEIADILGRPLSDPALQAILAGAYLPSGEDDPVAKLTIAYDQLAAAAPLQKKLHKALKEHGVDPKPGQSPIDAAREAGVLEATEAETLHAAERARRAVIDVDDFSKEELAGKTSASEKSNKEKPAGKPTTTTD
- a CDS encoding PA2817 family protein, coding for MASAYLDHHIALLNHLRMILGALGEAEQVPEDNHGLFLERFDELMLELPRDPEGAQYLGQDLISQVFHRYPQIAHLVPRDLLWFFGGDCLHFMPDEELQMYQQLDERRFEAEENGEPFDWNREKQVLALPDDSPKH
- a CDS encoding TerC/Alx family metal homeostasis membrane protein, with protein sequence MEQTHIGFPPLTVAVFLGLALAALLLDMATHRDNKPISLAGAAGWSVFWVAISLSFAGFLYVQHGSQVASLFLTGYALEKVLSVDNLFVFIAIFAWFKVPDGLRHRVLYWGIIGAIVFRAIFVAIGTGLLAFGPWVEIVFAAIVAWTGVMMLRGGGDDDGEEDYSRHLAYRFASKLFPVWPKLLGGRFFVARKQLEVEVCKPEHKGVSLAAKGALFATPLFLCLVVVEVSDVLFAFDSVPAVIAVSREPLIVYSAMLFAILGLRTLYFVLEALKRYLVHLEKSVVVLLFFIAAKLGLNATDHLFHHGYSIDANTSLVVVLAVLAVGIVASLLFPQKEEVEGEASER
- a CDS encoding transglutaminase-like domain-containing protein, producing MQQYLKPSRFVDSDHPGVIEFALNHRGDGGTPLEQAVALYYAVRDGIRYNPYVFSRDPQTLKGSHALESGQSYCVPKATLLAACARHCGIPARIGLADVKNHLATPRLLELLRSEVFAMHGYTEMFLEGRWVKATPAFDIGLCEAFGVLPLEFDGRTDSVFHPFNRDGERHMEYLRDHGQFPDVPEEFFFGYLKQCYPHLFTGEDAPLDGDMRSEAARHEHNRPHENNR
- a CDS encoding glutathione S-transferase family protein, coding for MLKIWGRKNSSNVRKALWCAEEAGLAYERIDAGGAFGVVNDAPYRALNPNGVVPTLDDDGFILWESNTIVRYLAARYAPDLYPQDLQARASAEKWMDWTTSSFAGPFRTVFWGTLRTPPEQRDAAAIQAAIDTCVRLLEIPEATLAKQPYLSGEQLGIGDIPLGSFIYAWFEMPIERPAQPHLKAWYERLKARPAYRDAVMTDLT
- a CDS encoding HAD-IB family phosphatase, with amino-acid sequence MWESVDRPDSGRHGRQSSAGGGGVLSVFDFDGTLTRHDSFLPFLWFAFGTFGFARRLPAMLLPSLAFLSRRISRDELKARLLAVFLGGIDAQWLAVRAQAYCRFIWGYLLRPEGLCGVAAELASGAEVTLCSASPALVLRPFAERLGVGLIGTELEVIDGRITGRIAGGNCRAENKVLRLQAKYGPLTAYRLRAWGDTQGDHALLRAAQDPHWRAFHPRWRRNIGAARPVA